Proteins encoded together in one Prunus dulcis chromosome 3, ALMONDv2, whole genome shotgun sequence window:
- the LOC117621657 gene encoding putative disease resistance protein RGA3, translated as MADALALVSRLLDQLDGKEEFTELTGILRHIEPVLEDAEKRRVKEERVRVWLEKLKDVSCDIEDVLDELSTAIPKLEEETHGTKKAFVLMKVCFSRLTSCFCCSQLVNRVGQRRRLKCLRERLSVIFAESHGFRFRKYREIDQPERVGTGISTSHKLIEEPSLYGRDEDQKMLIRNLVSESSEEGVVRGPGVISIVGVGGIGKTTLAHLVYNDQKVKAHFDLRIWVCKSFSSRELRIAEEILQVIARKTKTSNLVELEALLESIRASVSGKKFLLVLDNVWDPRDADFSKGYLLWKLLRFGVAGSRILVTARTESMAKRIGASRMIYLNALSQESSWLTFRQIAFFGRDASECKQLEKIGKKIVKICYGLPLAIKVIGGLLHFKSSRGEWESVLREMIWELGHANNISTFDLLLFSYHDLSPALRCCFSYCAIFPKDHVIERDNLIKMWMSQGFLGLSVDRNKEKEMLGQEYFMNLAMRSFFQDFERDYKGNIIKCKMHDLVHLLAQYVTRYECFITGVDCVEEPDVEGALHSTFVQAPGGYIGEPDIKGARHSTFVLAPGDAIPISTHNRKGLRTLFTLCSMNVPINPGTFVHLTCLRTLNLSRCWFKELPQEVGKFIHLRYLNLSSNDELEILPETLCDLSNLQTLLINNCMQIRKLPEGMGKLVNLRHLHLDYCFNLESLPRGIAKLTSLQTLDMLVVPCDDEEEAFKLGDLKNLNLEGYLHICRCGNLQNVTAAEKVELITRGNLVDLNLDFDCSEERRLEDKIILEALQPHPNLESLEILKYRGTTISPDWMLRLTNLRRLILHSCSDCESLPPLGKLPSLESLEICLMSSMKKVGCEFLGIDSGGSENSSIISFPKLRELRFSSLFKWNAWVGSARSMKGDALIKIMPSLHTLEIDSCFCIKVLPYFLRRIPLQNLTINKCKILQKHCQKEKGKEWFKISHIPNIKINI; from the coding sequence ATGGCTGATGCCCTTGCCCTGGTTTCCAGACTGTTAGACCAACTGGACGGAAAGGAGGAATTTACAGAGCTCACCGGAATCCTCCGCCACATTGAACCAGTGCTGGAGGATGCAGAGAAGAGGCGAGTGAAAGAGGAGCGCGTGAGAGTCTGGTTGGAGAAGCTCAAAGACGTGAGCTGCGACATCGAAGACGTGTTGGATGAGTTGAGCACTGCCATACCcaaattggaagaagaaactCATGGAACAAAGAAAGCTTTCGTTTTGATGAAGGTATGCTTTTCTCGGCTTACCTCTTGCTTTTGCTGCAGTCAATTAGTCAATCGGGTCGGTCAACGACGTCGTCTTAAGTGTTTGAGGGAAAGACTGAGTGTGATTTTCGCTGAGAGTCATGGGTTCAGGTTTAGAAAGTACAGAGAGATTGATCAGCCGGAGAGAGTAGGAACAGGAATTTCTACCTCCCATAAATTGATTGAAGAACCGAGTTTATATGGTCGAGATGAAGATCAGAAGATGTTAATAAGAAATTTGGTATCTGAGAGTAGTGAAGAGGGTGTGGTTAGGGGGCCTGGTGTCATCTCCATTGTTGGTGTGGGTGGAATTGGGAAAACCACTCTTGCACACTTAGTATATAATGATCAAAAGGTTAAAGCTCATTTTGATTTGAGAATTTGGGTGTGTAAGTCGTTTTCGTCTCGTGAGTTGAGGATTGCTGAAGAAATTCTTCAAGTTATTGCCCGAAAAACTAAGACATCAAACTTGGTTGAATTGGAAGCTTTACTCGAGAGTATTCGTGCATCTGTTTCAGGAAAGAAGTTCCTTCTTGTGTTGGATAATGTGTGGGATCCCCGGGATGCAGACTTTTCGAAGGGTTATCTTCTTTGGAAGCTTTTGCGTTTTGGTGTGGCGGGCAGTAGAATTTTGGTGACCGCAAGAACTGAGAGCATGGCTAAGAGGATTGGAGCATCTAGGATGATTTATCTAAATGCATTGTCACAAGAATCTTCTTGGTTGACATTTAGGCAAATTGCATTTTTTGGAAGGGATGCAAGTGAGTGCAAACAACTAGAAAAAATTGGTAAGAAAATTGTGAAGATCTGCTATGGCTTGCCTCTTGCGATAAAGGTCATCGGGGGTCTCCTGCACTTTAAGAGTAGTAGAGGAGAGTGGGAATCTGTTTTGCGAGAGATGATCTGGGAATTGGGACATGCCAACAACATAAGCACTTTTGACCTGCTTCTGTTTAGTTATCATGATTTGTCTCCTGCACTAAGATGTTGTTTCTCATATTGCGCAATTTTTCCGAAAGATCACGTGATTGAGAGAgacaatttaattaaaatgtggATGTCACAAGGTTTTCTTGGTCTCAGTGTTGacagaaacaaagagaagGAAATGTTAGGTCAAGAATACTTTATGAACTTAGCAATGCGGTCTTTCTTCCAGGATTTCGAAAGAGATTATAAAGGAAATATTATCAAATGCAAGATGCATGACTTGGTGCATCTCTTGGCCCAATATGTCACTAGATATGAATGCTTTATCACGGGTGTTGATTGTGTTGAAGAGCCAGACGTTGAAGGCGCCCTTCATTCTACTTTTGTCCAAGCACCCGGGGGTTACATAGGAGAGCCAGACATTAAAGGGGCTCGTCATTCGACTTTTGTCCTAGCACCTGGGGATGCAATTCCTATCTCAACGCACAACAGAAAAGGACTGCGCACCCTCTTCACTTTGTGTTCAATGAATGTTCCGATAAATCCCGGGACATTCGTGCATCTAACATGTCTTAGAACATTAAATTTGAGTCGCTGCTGGTTCAAAGAACTACCACAGGAGGTTGGTAAGTTCATACATTTGAGATATCTCAATTTATCTAGTAATGATGAGTTGGAAATATTGCCGGAGACATTGTGTGATTTATCGAACTTGCAAACCTTGTTGATCAACAATTGCATGCAAATTAGAAAACTACCAGAAGGGATGGGGAAACTAGTGAACTTAAGACATCTTCACCTTGATTATTGTTTTAATCTAGAGAGTTTGCCGAGGGGAATTGCGAAGCTGACTTCTCTTCAAACACTCGATATGCTTGTTGTACCATGTGATGATGAGGAAGAAGCATTTAAGCTGGGAGatttgaaaaatttgaacctcgAAGGGTATCTTCATATTTGTAGGTGTGGAAACCTACAAAATGTGACTGCGGCTGAGAAAGTAGAACTCATTACTAGAGGGAACCTTGTTGATTTGAATCTAGATTTTGATTGTAGTGAAGAGAGGAGACTTGAAGATAAAATTATACTTGAAGCTTTACAACCACATCCAAATTTGGAATCTTTAGAGATTCTAAAATATCGAGGCACCACCATATCTCCAGATTGGATGCTGCGGTTAACAAATTTGAGAAGGCTTATCCTGCATTCCTGCTCAGATTGTGAGTCTTTACCTCCTTTGGGGAAACTCCCATCCCTTGAATCATTGGAAATATGTCTTATGAGTAGCATGAAAAAGGTTGGGTGTGAGTTTTTGGGAATAGATTCTGGTGGGTCAGAAAACTCATCTATTATTTCATTCCCGAAATTGAGGGAACTTCGATTTTCATCCTTGTTCAAGTGGAATGCATGGGTAGGGAGTGCAAGGTCCATGAAAGGAGATGCTCTTATCAAAATAATGCCAAGTCTTCATACCTTAGAGATTGACTCTTGCTTTTGCATTAAAGTGCTTCCATACTTCCTCCGAAGAATACCACTGCAGAATTTGACGATCAACAAGTGTAAAATTCTCCAAAAACATTGCCAAAaggagaaaggaaaagagtgGTTCAAAATTTCTCACATcccaaatatcaaaattaatatttaa
- the LOC117621656 gene encoding mitogen-activated protein kinase kinase kinase 17-like yields the protein MKRKVEEELEREKHSMWSHGGHWQRGEFIGEVMAVKSAKVSASESIEHEAGVLFEIKGCPFVIERFGEETTTTDKGDKVYNLLLEFASGGTLDGLIQKSNGLGLPEYDVRRYTRSILEGIRHIHKCDYVHCDLKPDNLLLVPTTTTTSTTARSGATTSFVAKIADFGLAKKTKDNYSRWRGTPRYLSPEALFDNKQDQSCDIWALGCIVFEMLTGNSPWDLKPGCDLDNSVDVTVFDHLRTSKIPAEISDVARDFLKSCLAMRSCERSTAERLLSHPFVAPPQPSKAGHAKLKVVNSSLGYAYGVSYFKPKADYRASTATVPRIHPLPGFEIPAGH from the exons atgaaaaGAAAGGTTGAAGAAGAATTAGAACGGGAAAAGCACAGCATGTGGAGTCATGGAGGGCACTGGCAGAGAGGGGAGTTTATTGGAGAAG TGATGGCGGTGAAATCGGCAAAGGTGTCTGCTTCGGAGTCTATTGAACATGAGGCAGGGGTTCTGTTCGAGATCAAGGGTTGCCCTTTCGTTATCGAGCGCTTTGGTGAAGAGACCACAACCACAGACAAGGGTGACAAGGTCTACAACTTGTTGTTAGAATTTGCTTCTGGAGGAACCCTTGATGGCCTCATACAAAAATCCAATGGTCTTGGATTGCCTGAATACGATGTTAGAAGATATACAAGGTCAATTCTTGAAGGGATTAGACACATTCACAAGTGTGACTATGTTCACTGCGATTTGAAGCCGGACAACCTTCTGCTTGTGCCTACCACTACCACTACTTCTACTACCGCTAGGTCTGGTGCTACAACTAGTTTTGTAGCCAAGATTGCAGATTTTGGGTTGGCTAAGAAAACCAAGGACAACTATAGTCGGTGGAGAGGCACTCCTAGGTATCTGTCCCCAGAGGCTTTATTTGACAACAAACAAGATCAGTCCTGTGATATTTGGGCTCTTGGTTGTATTGTGTTTGAGATGCTAACCGGAAACTCCCCCTGGGATTTGAAGCCTGGTTGTGATCTTGACAATTCCGTCGACGTGACGGTGTTTGATCATCTACGCACTTCCAAAATTCCGGCCGAGATCTCAGATGTGGCCAGGGATTTTCTGAAGAGTTGCCTTGCCATGAGGTCCTGTGAAAGATCAACAGCGGAAAGGCTCTTGTCTCATCCATTCGTAGCGCCGCCTCAACCATCAAAAGCGGGTCATGCCAAGTTGAAGGTGGTCAACTCATCTTTGGGCTATGCATATGGTGTCTCTTACTTCAAACCGAAAGCAGATTACCGTGCAAGCACTGCCACTGTTCCCAGAATTCATCCCCTACCGGGTTTTGAGATACCAGCTGGACATTAG
- the LOC117623209 gene encoding LOW QUALITY PROTEIN: probable disease resistance protein At5g63020 (The sequence of the model RefSeq protein was modified relative to this genomic sequence to represent the inferred CDS: inserted 1 base in 1 codon; substituted 1 base at 1 genomic stop codon): MGNCCSVTLQVQCDALINRCIDCTFGRATYVCFMEENLNSLGTALEDLQALKNDVKTRVYLAEAQQLKPLDQVQRWVSRVEEIQVEVNELVKDRDKHLEKLCIGGCCSKSCKFSYQFGRKVAEKLKQINDLKRRTFDKVAGEAAPASEKRQTTEKTVGMESMIDVVWRQLEEPKVGIVGLYGMGGVGKTTLLDQIHNKCLDTPNDFDLIIWIXVSRNFKLDKIQNEIGRKIGWFNEKWKNEEGQQKADEIFRALSRKKFVLLLDDVWERVDLKKVGVPIPDETNWSKLIFTTRDEEVCSQMGAHKKNRVKCLASDEAWNLFKKNVNVAEDILSLDPEIPDLAKIVAKKCAGLPLALIVVGLAMSCKKTRREWKDAIDVLRKSASKFQGMEEVFPRLKLSYDNLSSNEVKSCFLYCALFPEDFSIHKDELIYKWMAEEILKEYADVDGALNKGYSIIGKLVRSCLLEDTRGHVKMRDVIRDMALWLACELEETKDNFMVQAGSLLTEVPNVKKWEGVKRMSLMANDIENLEIIPSCPSLLTLLLSNNRLKMISEGFFNSMCNLQVLDLSKNKDITQLPSGISDLVSLQYLDLSKTSIQNFPVEFKALVKLIYLNLEHSSELEVIPHNVIASFSKLRVLRLYKCGTCKFSILVGDNEHLGSELQSLKHFDMLTLTIQSVSVFEKNFTSNKLLSCTQFLCLDGLSFLYISSLTYMKRPHFLTISSCEIVDYKVSRQSSFEHLQEVDIHDCPNLRDLTRLICAPNLKKLSVRSCSNMREVIQLERRDEVAQLEEMNHFAKLDELILKSLPQLXEDTLPFTYLKRIEVLDCQNLKKLPLNFSNVPKRDLVIAGEEDWWNMLKWEDDVTRNAFHPCFRPHK; the protein is encoded by the exons ATGGGTAATTGCTGCTCAGTCACTCTGCAAGTACAATGCGATGCATTGATCAACCGCTGCATAGACTGCACCTTTGGACGAGCAACATACGTGTGTTTCATGGAAGAAAATCTCAACTCTCTGGGCACTGCATTAGAAGACTTGCAGGCGTTGAAGAATGATGTGAAGACCAGAGTTTACCTGGCTGAGGCACAACAACTGAAGCCATTGGACCAAGTGCAGAGGTGGGTTTCAAGGGTTGAAGAGATCCAAGTTGAGGTCAATGAATTGGTCAAAGATAGAGATAAACACCTTGAGAAATTATGCATTGGAGGTTGCTGTTCTAAGAGCTGCAAGTTCAGCTACCAATTCGGGAGGAAAGTGGCTGAAAAGTTGAAGCAAATCAATGATTTGAAGAGAAGGACTTTTGATAAGGTGGCTGGGGAGGCTGCCCCGGCGTCGGAGAAGAGACAGACGACTGAGAAAACTGTGGGGATGGAATCCATGATTGATGTGGTCTGGAGGCAACTTGAAGAACCAAAAGTGGGAATTGTTGGGTTATATGGAATGGGAGGGGTGGGGAAGACTACTCTTCTGGACCAGATCCACAACAAGTGCCTGGACACCCCGAACGATTTCGATCTTATAATCTGGATATAGGTTTCCAGGAACTTCAAGCttgataaaattcaaaatgagaTTGGGAGAAAAATTGGGTGGTTCAATGAGAAATGGAAGAACGAAGAGGGGCAGCAAAAAGCTGACGAGATATTCAGGGCCTTGAGTAGGAAAAAGTTTGTGTTGCTTTTGGATGATGTGTGGGAGCGTGTTGATCTGAAAAAGGTTGGCGTTCCTATCCCTGATGAAACAAACTGGTCCAAATTGATCTTCACTACCCGGGATGAGGAGGTATGCAGCCAAATGGGCGCTCACAAGAAAAATAGAGTAAAATGCTTGGCAAGCGATGAAGCATGGAATCTGTTCAAGAAGAATGTGAACGTCGCAGAAGACATACTTTCTCTTGATCCGGAAATCCCTGACTTGGCTAAAATCGTTGCTAAAAAGTGTGCCGGTTTGCCTCTTGCACTAATCGTAGTTGGTCTGGCCATGTCTTGCAAGAAGACAAGAAGAGAATGGAAAGATGCCATTGATGTTTTAAGGAAATCTGCTTCAAAATTTCAAGGTATGGAAGAAGTTTTCCCTCGTCTCAAGCTTAGCTATGACAATTTATCTAGCAATGAAGTCAAATCTTGTTTCTTGTATTGTGCTTTATTTCCGGAAGACTTTTCTATTCATAAGGATGAGTTAATATATAAATGGATGGCCGAGGAAATATTGAAGGAGTATGCTGATGTAGATGGAGCTCTAAACAAGGGTTACTCTATCATTGGTAAACTTGTTCGTTCTTGTCTATTGGAAGATACAAGAGGCCACGTAAAAATGCGCGATGTGATTCGTGATATGGCGTTGTGGTTAGCTTGTGAATTGGAAGAAACAAAGGATAATTTTATGGTTCAAGCAGGTTCACTTTTGACTGAAGTTCCAAATGTTAAAAAATGGGAAGGTGTGAAGAGGATGTCATTGATGGCCAATGACATTGAGAATCTTGAGATAATACCTTCATGCCCCAGTCTACTTACCTTATTGCTCAGTAATAATCGTTTGAAGATGATTAGCGAAGGTTTCTTCAACTCTATGTGCAACCTACAAGTTTTGGACTTGTCGAAAAACAAGGATATAACCCAATTGCCATCAGGAATTTCAGACTTGGTTTCACTGCAATATCTTGATCTATCAAAGACAAGCATACAAAATTTTCCAGTGGAATTCAAGGCTTTGGTGAAGCTAATATATTTGAACTTGGAGCACTCCAGCGAACTTGAGGTTATTCCGCATAATGTAATAGCGAGCTTCTCCAAACTGAGAGTTTTGAGACTATATAAATGTGGTACTTGCAAATTTAGTATCCTTGTTGGGGATAATGAGCACCTGGGAAGTGAATTGCAATCTTTGAAGCACTTCGATATGTTGACCTTGACCATACAAAGTGTTTCTGTTTtcgaaaaaaatttcacctcCAACAAACTACTGAGCTGCACTCAATTTCTATGCCTTGATGGTTTGAGCTTTCTTTATATATCATCACTGACGTATATGAAACGTCCACATTTTCTTACCATTAGTAGTTGTGAAATTGTGGACTACAAAGTCTCAAGGCAAAGTTCCTTTGAACACCTACAAGAAGTGGATATACATGATTGCCCCAACTTGAGGGACTTGACGAGGCTAATTTGTGCTCCAAATCTCAAGAAACTGTCTGTACGTTCATGTTCCAATATGAGAGAAGTAATCCAACTTGAAAGACGGGATGAAGTTGCGCAGCTAGAAGAGATGAATCACTTTGCAAAGCTTGATGAATTGATATTGAAAAGCCTACCGCAGC CAGAGGATACCTTGCCTTTTACATATCTGAAGAGAATCGAGGTCCTTGACTGTCAAAATTTAAAGAAGCTTCCTCTCAACTTTAGCAATGTTCCCAAACGAGATCTTGTCATTGCTGGAGAAGAAGACTGGTGGAATATGTTGAAATGGGAGGATGACGTTACTCGTAATGCTTTTCATCCCTGTTTTAGACCACACAAGTAA